The proteins below come from a single Corylus avellana chromosome ca3, CavTom2PMs-1.0 genomic window:
- the LOC132176104 gene encoding (-)-germacrene D synthase-like, giving the protein MSFKVSVVAAPSLNPVPETTRRSANYHPSIWGDRFLTYASEFSETDNEKIQLHQELKKEVRKMLMAPGEKSSEKLNFIDAIHRLGVSYHFENEIQQILQTLHDSHDHEDDDLYTVALRFRLLRQHGYYSSSDTFTKFKDSKGNFKKSLINDVQGMLSLYEATHLRVHGEDILDEALVFTATHLESVATHLSPLLASQVSHALKQPIHKGLPRLEARYYFSIYPQDASHNEVLLTFAKLDFNQLQKLHQKELSEIARWWKDCNFSIELPFIRDRVVECYFWILGVYFEPEYHIARRFLTKVIAMTSIFDDVYDVYGTLEELELFTKAIERWDIGAIDQLPEYMKVCYRPLLDVYSEMDQKIGEGRSYRARYAREAMKNQVRAYFHEAKWFHKKHIPTMDEYMRIALVTSGYPLLATTSLVGMGDIVTKDAFEWLFSYPKMVRASAVVSRLMDDIVSHKFEQKRGHVASAVECYTKQHGATEEEAIGEFGKEITDAWKDINEECRYPTTVPMPVVMRLLNLTRTMYVVYKDADGYTHAEIVLKDVVASLLVDPVPL; this is encoded by the exons atgtcTTTCAAAGTTTCAGTAGTCGCTGCTCCATCCCTAAATCCTGTGCCAGAAACCACTCGCCGCTCTGCAAATTATCATCCTAGCATTTGGGGTGACCGTTTCCTCACATATGCTTCTGAGTTCTCG GAAACTGATAATGAGAAAATACAACTACATCAggaattgaagaaagaagtGAGGAAAATGCTAATGGCTCCAGGAGAAAAGTCATCAGAAAAACTCAACTTCATTGATGCAATTCATCGCTTGGGCGTGTCTTAccattttgaaaatgagattcAACAAATTTTGCAAACTCTTCATGACTCTCATGACCATGAAGATGATGACCTTTACACTGTTGCTCTTCGGTTTCGGTTACTTAGACAACATGGTTATTATAGTTCGtctg ATACGTTCACCAAGTTCAAGGACAGCAAAGGGAATTTTAAGAAATCACTTATCAATGATGTGCAAGGAATGTTGAGCTTGTATGAAGCCACACATCTGCGGGTACATGGGGAAGATATACTTGATGAAGCACTTGTCTTCACTGCCACACATCTTGAGTCGGTAGCAACCCATTTAAGCCCTCTTCTTGCATCACAAGTAAGCCATGCCTTAAAGCAGCCTATCCACAAAGGACTACCGAGGTTGGAGGCAAGGTATTACTTTTCTATCTACCCACAAGACGCTTCACATAATGAAGTCCTTCTTACGTTTGCAAAGTTGGATTTCAACCAGTTACAAAAATTGCACCAGAAAGAACTTTCTGAAATTGCAAG GTGGTGGAAAGACTGCAACTTTTCAATAGAGCTACCATTTATAAGAGACAGAGTGGTTGAGTGTTACTTCTGGATATTAGGAGTGTACTTCGAGCCTGAATATCATATTGCTAGAAGGTTTCTAACCAAAGTGATAGCCATGACCTCGATTTTTGATGACGTTTATGATGTGTATGGAACACTTGAAGAACTTGAGCTCTTTACTAAAGCAATCGAGAG GTGGGATATTGGTGCTATAGATCAACTTCCGGAGTACATGAAAGTGTGTTACCGCCCACTCCTAGATGTTTACAGTGAAATGGATCAAAAAATAGGTGAAGGAAGATCATACCGTGCTAGATATGCAAGAGAAGCA ATGAAGAATCAAGTTAGAGCCTACTTCCATGAAGCCAAATGGTTCCACAAGAAGCACATACCAACAATGGATGAGTATATGCGCATTGCACTAGTTACCTCTGGATACCCCTTGTTAGCAACCACATCCTTGGTTGGGATGGGAGACATTGTTACAAAAGATGCCTTTGAGTGGTTGTTCAGCTACCCTAAAATGGTAAGAGCTTCAGCCGTGGTTAGCCGACTCATGGACGACATTGTGTCACATAAG TTTGAGCAAAAAAGAGGACATGTTGCCTCGGCTGTTGAATGTTACACGAAACAACATGGTGCTACAGAAGAAGAAGCAATCGGTGAATtcggaaaagaaattacagatGCCTGGAAAGATATAAACGAAGAGTGTCGCTATCCAACCACTGTCCCCATGCCCGTTGTGATGCGACTTCTCAACCTTACACGTACGATGTATGTCGTCTATAAGGATGCAGATGGGTACACGCATGCTGAAATTGTGCTCAAAGATGTTGTTGCTTCCTTGCTGGTTGATCCTGTGCCTTTATAA